In one window of Microtus pennsylvanicus isolate mMicPen1 chromosome 2, mMicPen1.hap1, whole genome shotgun sequence DNA:
- the LOC142843851 gene encoding small ribosomal subunit protein uS3, whose protein sequence is MAVQISKKRKFVADGIFKAELNEFLTRELAEDGYSGVEVRVTPTRTEIIILATRTQNVLGEKGRRIRELTAVVQKRFGFPEGSVELYAEKVATRGLCAIAQAESLRYKLLGGLAVRRACYGVLRFIMESGAKGCEVVVSGKLRGQRAKSMKFVDGLMIHSGDPVNYYVDTAVRHVLLRQGVLGIKVKIMLPWDPSGKIGPKKPLPDHVSIVEPKDEILPTTPISEQKGGKPEPPAMPQPVPTA, encoded by the coding sequence ATGGCGGTGCAGATTTCTAAGAAGAGGAAGTTTGTGGCTGATGGCATTTTCAAAGCCGAACTAAATGAGTTTCTCACTCGGGAACTGGCTGAGGATGGCTACTCCGGGGTTGAAGTCCGAGTCACACCAACCAGAACAGAAATCATTATTTTAGCCACCAGAACACAGAATGTTCTTGGTGAGAAGGGTCGCCGGATCAGAGAGCTGACTGCAGTGGTCCAGAAGAGGTTCGGCTTCCCTGAGGGCAGCGTGGAGCTTTATGCAGAGAAAGTGGCCACAAGAGGTCTGTGTGCCATTGCTCAGGCTGAGTCTCTACGTTACAAACTCCTCGGAGGGCTTGCTGTGCGAAGGGCCTGCTATGGTGTGCTTCGGTTCATCATGGAGAGTGGTGCCAAGGGCTGCGAGGTCGTGGTGTCCGGGAAGCTCCGAGGACAGAGGGCCAAGTCCATGAAGTTCGTGGATGGTCTGATGATCCACAGTGGAGACCCTGTCAACTACTACGTCGACACCGCTGTGCGCCATGTGCTCCTCAGACAGGGTGTGCTGGGCATCAAAGTGAAGATCATGCTGCCCTGGGATCCAAGTGGTAAGATCGGCCCCAAGAAGCCTCTGCCGGATCACGTGAGCATTGTGGAGCCAAAGGACGAAATCTTGCCCACCACCCCCATCTCAGAGCAGAAGGGCGGGAAGCCAGAGCCACCTGCCATGCCCCAGCCAGTGCCTACAGCCTAA